The following proteins are encoded in a genomic region of Alphaproteobacteria bacterium:
- the clpS gene encoding ATP-dependent Clp protease adapter ClpS: MAPKKPHLPDDRDDPAAGLAVKSRPKTKKPSLYKVLLLNDDYTPMEFVVQVLETFFGKNREEATRIMLHVHQRGVGLCGVYTHEVAETKVTQVMDAARRKQHPLQCTMEKE, translated from the coding sequence ATGGCCCCGAAGAAACCGCATCTTCCCGACGACCGCGACGATCCCGCTGCCGGTCTTGCCGTCAAAAGCAGGCCGAAGACCAAAAAGCCGTCTTTGTATAAAGTTCTGCTGCTCAACGACGATTATACGCCGATGGAATTCGTGGTTCAGGTTCTGGAAACCTTTTTCGGCAAGAACCGGGAGGAGGCGACGCGCATCATGCTGCATGTTCATCAGCGCGGCGTGGGGCTGTGCGGCGTCTATACGCATGAAGTCGCCGAAACGAAAGTCACGCAGGTCATGGACGCCGCGAGGCGGAAACAGCATCCCCTGCAATGCACGATGGAAAAGGAGTAG